From Excalfactoria chinensis isolate bCotChi1 chromosome 4, bCotChi1.hap2, whole genome shotgun sequence, one genomic window encodes:
- the TAF9B gene encoding transcription initiation factor TFIID subunit 9B: MATPPALPAAVAALPPLDNGVTRRKWPPGEAEAMEPAKMASPKSAPKDAQVMAQILKDMGITEYEPRVINQMLEFAYRYVTTILEDAKIYSSHAKKSSVDADDVRLAIQCRTDQSFTSPPPRDFLLDIARQKNQTPLPLIKPYSGPRLPPDRYCLTAPNYRLKSLQKKVASSAGRITVPRLSVGAVSSRPSTPTLGTPSAQTVSVSTKVGAPVSLTGQRFTVQIPSSQAAVKTATPTTPTVQNVLINPSLIGPKNILITTNMVSSQNAVNESNPLKRKHEEDDDYDNL, from the exons ATGGCAACGCCTCCCGCACTTCCGGCCGCCGTCGCGGCGCTCCCGCCCCTTGATAACGGGGTAACGAGACGGAAGTGGCCGCCCGGGGAGGCGGAAGCGATGGAGCCGGCCAAGATGGCGTCGCCCAAGAGCGCTCCTAAAGACGCTCAG GTGATGGCGCAGATCCTGAAGGATATGGGCATCACGGAGTACGAGCCGCGCGTCATCAACCAGATGCTGGAGTTCGCCTACA GGTACGTGACCACCATTCTGGAGGACGCCAAGATCTATTCCAGCCACGCCAAGAAGTCCAGCGTGGACGCGGACGACGTGAGGTTGGCGATCCAGTGCCGCACGGATCAGTCCTTCACGTCCCCTCCGCCCCGCGAT TTCCTGTTGGACATCGCCAGGCAGAAGAACCAGACGCCGCTGCCTCTGATCAAACCTTACTCCGGGCCCAGGCTGCCCCCTGACAGATACTGCCTGACAGCGCCCAACTACCGCCTCAAGTCCCTGCAGAAGAAG GTCGCCTCCTCTGCAGGCAGGATCACAGTCCCTCGCCTGAGCGTcggagctgtgagcagcaggccCAGCACTCCCACCTTAG GAACACCTTCAGCACAAACAGTGTCTGTTTCAACTAAAGTGGGCGCTCCGGTGTCACTCACTGGGCAGAGGTTCACTGTGCAGATCCCTTCTTCTCAAGCAGCAGTCAAGACAG CCACGCCAACTACTCCAACAGTTCAGAATGTGCTAATTAATCCTTCGTTAATTGGACCAAAGAACATTCTGATTACTACAAATATGGTATCCTCACAGAACGCGGTGAATGAATCCAACCCCTTGAAAAGGAAGCACGAGGAGGATGATGATTATGATAACTTGTGA
- the LOC140251215 gene encoding fibronectin type-III domain-containing protein 3a-like produces MMADQPPPLEATPLLNEVPLLPHMVNGDSIQQVILVQVNPGETFTITTEDGHIQCIQGPAHVPMMSPNGSMPPIFVPPGYVSQVVEENGVRKVVVLPHSAEFHPSMHPPPHPPPHVPHYMHHHHALLPHPPHPVYPPVPGTGELPPQFIHQHPPPHVFQEQEPRSHGRTNFIQRDERSLKMQEHLKKRLKDRQASGHTNNKLNSPPSSPHKVNNSSGAAIQNGNGKGQQGTGGPLKQKQMGKTKGGPDAEMGESDTESKKYDTHLSIGKPVVSDIQARSAVLSWNLPVSSQNGESHSHSPAAFTFEVAISNSGKNGKFKSVYVGEELTITLPDLRPATDYHARVSATSSSIKESVSELVSFTTESCEPDCPAAPKLINRTKNSLSLQWKSSNDNGSKITNFLLEWDEGKNGPFKECYYGHLKQYKLTKLSPSTKYSLRLAAKNDIGMSGFSETVTYYTAGMVPPAPSPPVLVEAGVTWLALRWSPPSGVSSEDSLTYTLDMEEEGSGYGFQPQYNGDELSCTLRNLRRSTSYKFRLFAYNSEGKSSPSEVVEHSTNPDKPGPPSKPTAKGKIHSHSVKVAWEPPKDNGGSDIARYFLEISEAVIGSKWDTIYSGTQREHVCDHLKPGTTYRMRVHCVSRGGESQASDVLTVTTSAVPPGPCPTPCLAGKAKPKEISLQWGPPPVDGGSDITEYVVEMANSEQEERRQVYQGAAPECTVSNLLPGRTYCFWLRAANRVGFGPHSDKAEISTAPGPPDQCCKPVVACKNATCVAVSWESPACNGAEISEYRLEWGQVEGSMHVIYTGPCQSYEVKGLTPATTYYCRVQAVNIAGVGLFGETGLVTTPASVPAAVSVLQLLDEDQMEVPLPLSTCLAIQWEEPCCHGAEITGYNIEYGEKQLVTVGRNTSHILENLLPDTLYRVRIQAINSFGVGPFSHSIKAKTKPLPPDPPHLECVVFSYQSLKLKWGEGPSKALITNPTQFNLQMEDRFGRFVTVYSGPCHTYKVQRLSESTTYYFKIQAYNDAGEGEFSDVYAFTTTKSPPASLKAPKANQLEENTYEITWEPLQPMKGDSIVYILQLAAGREFDQVYKGPETSFRLTGLQTNCEYRIRVCAGRQSQDAAGSQELYGPYSPSAVFSSQKQGLEPQSTAVPAELADSKKRLHEERFIAIVLLCGFAVVAILFAVVIQYFVIK; encoded by the exons ATGATGGCCGACCAGCCGCCTCCGTTAGAAGCTACGCCTCTATTGAACGAAGTGCCACTTCTACCTCACATGGTTAATGGGGACAGCATCCAACAG gtTATTCTTGTGCAGGTGAACCCGGGTGAAACATTTACAATTACAACTGAAGATGGACACATTCAGTGTATTCAAG GTCCAGCCCATGTTCCTATGATGTCGCCAAATGGTTCTATGCCGCCTATTTTTGTGCCTCCCGGTTACGTATCTCAG GTGGTGGAAGAAAATGGAGTTCGCAAAGTGGTGGTGTTGCCACACTCAGCTGAATTCCATCCTTCCATgcatcctcctcctcatcctccacCCCATGTGCCCCATTACATGCATCATCACCACGCTCtgctcccccaccccccacacCCAGTGTACCCCCCTGTTCCTGGGACAGGAGAGCTGCCGCCGCAGTTCatccaccagcatccacctccaCACGTTTTCCAGGAGCAAG AACCTCGTTCTCATGGAAGGACAAACTTTATTCAGCGAGATGAAAGGAGTCTCAAAATGCAAGAGCACCTGAAGAAAAGACTAAAAGACAGACAAGCGAGTGGTCACACTAACAATAAGCTTAACAGTCCTCCATCTTCACCACATAAAGTTAATAATTCTTCCGGTGCAGCAATTCAGAACGGAAATGGAAAGGGACAGCAAGGGACAGGAGGGCCGCTAAAGCAGAAGCAGATGGGAAAAACAAAGGGCGGTCCAGATGCAGAGATGGGAG AATCTGACACAGAATCCAAGAAGTATGATACTCACTTGAGCATTGGCAAGCCAGTA GTTTCTGATATACAAGCAAGATCAGCCGTTCTGTCCTGGAATCTCCCAGTTAGTTCACAGAATGGAGAGAGCCATAGTCATAGTCCAGCAGCATTTACATTTGAAGTAGCAATATCCAACAGTggtaaaaatggaaaatttaaaTCTGTCTATGT TGGGGAGGAATTAACAATTACCCTTCCTGATCTCAGACCAGCAACCGATTACCATGCCAG AGTTTCAGCAACCAGCAGTTCCATAAAGGAATCTGTTTCAGAATTAGTGAGTTTCACTACAGAGAGTTGTGAGCCAGATTGTCCAGCAGCACCGAAGCTAATTAATAGAACCAAAAACAGCCTGAGTTTGCAATGGAAG tcttcaaatGACAATGGTTCCAAAATAActaattttcttttagaatgGGATGAG ggaaagaatGGACCCTTCAAAGAATGCTACTACGGGCACCTGAAGCAGTATAAGCTTACCAAACTCTCTCCTTCCACCAAATACTCGCTTAGACTAGCTGCTAAAAACGATATTGGAATGAG tgGGTTTAGTGAGACGGTGACGTACTacacagcagggatggtgcccccagccccatcacCCCCGGTGCTCGTTGAAGCTGGAGTGACCTGGCTGGCCCTGCGGTGGAGCCCACCCAGCGGAGTGTCCTCAGAGGACTCCCTCACTTACACTTTAGACATGGAAGAAGAAGGTTCT gGTTATGGTTTCCAGCCACAGTACAATGGAGATGAACTCTCATGCACTTTAAGAAATCTTAGAAGGAGCACATCCTATAAGTTTAGG CTCTTTGCCTACAACAGCGAAGGAAAAAGCAGTCCAAGTGAGGTAGTGGAACACAGCACCAACCCTGACAAACCTGGGCCACCAAGTAAACCAACTGCAAAGGGGAAGATCCATTCACACAGTGTGAAAGTAGCGTGGG aaccGCCCAAAGATAATGGAGGATCAGACATTGCTAGATACTTCTTGGAAATCTCAGAAGCAGTAATTG GGAGTAAATGGGACACCATCTACAGCGGTACCCAGAGAGAGCATGTGTGTGATCATCTCAAGCCTGGTACTACCTACAGAATGAGAGTTCATTGTGTCAGCAGAGGCGGGgagagccag GCTTCCGATGTCCTGACTGTTACGACATCAGCTGTTCCTCCGGGGCCGTGTCCCACTCCATGCCTGGCAGGCAAGGCAAAGCCCAAGGAGATCTCGTTGCAGTGGG gcCCACCACCTGTAGATGGAGGTTCTGACATAACAGAATACGTTGTAGAGATGGCAaactcagagcaggaggagcGCAGACAGGTGTACCAGGGTGCTGCACCCGAGTGCACCGTGAGCAACCTGCTCCCTGGGAGAACATACTGCTTCTGGCTGCGGGCAGCAAACAGGGTCGGG tttgGTCCTCACTCGGACAAAGCAGAAATCTCTACTGCTCCCGGCCCCCCTGATCAGTGCTGCAAACCTGTTGTCGCTTGTAAAAATGCAACATGTGTTGCAGTTTCCTGGGAG AGTCCTGCGTGCAACGGTGCAGAAATCAGTGAATACAGACTGGAGTGGGGACAGGTGGAAGGATCAATGCATGTCATTTACACAGGCCCTTGCCAGAGCTATGAAGTAAAAGGTCTCACACCTGCAACCACATATTATTGTCGTGTACAG GCTGTGAACATTGCTGGGGTGGGGCTGTTTGGGGAGACTGGATTGGTGACAACCCCTGCATCAGTACCTGCGGCCGTGTCCGtactgcagctgctggatgaaGACCAAATGGAAGTCCCTCTTCCTTTATCAACGTGCCTTGCAATTCAATGGGAAGAACCGTGTTGTCACGGAGCAGAGATCACTGGATATAATATAGAATATGGGGAAAAGCAGCTTGTAACTGTTGGAAGGAATACAAGCCACATTCTTGAGAATCTGCTGCCTGATACTCTCTACAG GGTGAGAATACAGGCCATAAACAGCTTTGGAGTTGGTCCTTTCAGTCATTCCATTAAAGCCAAAACGAAACCACTACCTCCAGACCCTCCTCACCTTGAATGTGTGGTGTTCAGCTACCAGAGCCTTAAACTTAAATGGGGTGAAGGTCCTAGCAAAGCTTTAATTACCAACCCTACACAGTTCAACTTGCAGATGGAGGACAGGTTTGGCAG GTTTGTTACGGTTTATAGTGGTCCATGTCATACATACAAAGTGCAGCGGCTCAGTGAATCCACCACATACTATTTCAAAATCCAGGCATACAATGATGCTGGAGAGGGGGAGTTTTCTGACGTTTACGCTTTCACTACAACCAAGTCTCCCCCTGCATCTCTTAAAG CACCCAAAGCAAATCAGCTGGAAGAAAACACTTATGAAATCACCTGGGAACCTTTACAGCCAATGAAAGGAGATTCCATTGTTTACATCCTTCAGCTTGCTGCTGGGAGAGAGTTTGATCAG GTATACAAGGGACCAGAGACTTCCTTCCGTCTCACAGGCCTGCAGACAAACTGTGAATACCGGATCAGAGTCTGCGCTGGCCGTCAGTCCCAGGACGCTGCTGGATCCCAAGAACTGTATGGACCTTACAGCCCCAGTGCGGTGTTCTCATCTCAGAAGCAGGGGCTGGAGCCGCAGAGCACCGCCGTGCCCGCGGAGCTGGCAGACAGTAAGAAGAGGCTGCATGAGGAGCGCTTCATTGCCATCGTTCTTCTCTGCGGGTTCGCAGTGGTTGCTATTTTATTTGCTGTCGTTATTCAGTACTTTGTGATCAAGTAG